One window from the genome of Paracoccus zhejiangensis encodes:
- the nspC gene encoding carboxynorspermidine decarboxylase has product MADLQTPYYLIDKARLRANMEKVAYLRERSGAKALLALKCYATWSTFDFMRDFMDGTTSSSLFELRLGAEEFGKETHAYSVAWADHEIDEAIGHADKIIFNSLGQLDRFGDKAKAKGIQAGLRLNPRFSTSGFDLADPARPFSRLGEWDMPRLEAALDRISGVMIHYNCENRDFDLFDQQLTRIEAEFGGFLDRLDWVSLGGGIHFTGETYPLDRLADRLRAFSEKHGVQVYLEPGEASITGSASLEVSVLDIIHNGRDVAIVDSSIEAHMLDLLIYRETAKLPQQGDHDYQIAGKTCLAGDIFGDARFDKALAIGDRISIADAAGYTMVKKNWFNGVAMPAIAIREEDGTVREVRRFSYDDYKGSLS; this is encoded by the coding sequence ATGGCCGATCTGCAGACCCCCTATTACCTGATCGACAAGGCCCGCCTGCGCGCCAACATGGAAAAGGTCGCCTATCTGCGCGAGCGCTCGGGGGCGAAGGCGCTGTTGGCGCTGAAATGCTATGCCACCTGGTCGACCTTCGACTTCATGCGCGACTTCATGGACGGCACCACCTCCTCCTCGCTGTTCGAGCTGCGTCTGGGGGCCGAGGAATTCGGCAAGGAGACCCATGCCTATTCCGTGGCCTGGGCCGATCACGAGATCGACGAAGCCATCGGCCATGCCGACAAGATCATCTTCAACAGCCTCGGCCAGCTGGACCGTTTCGGCGACAAGGCAAAGGCCAAGGGCATTCAGGCCGGGCTGCGGCTGAACCCGCGCTTTTCGACCAGCGGTTTTGACCTTGCCGACCCCGCCCGCCCCTTCTCGCGGCTTGGCGAATGGGACATGCCCCGGCTCGAGGCGGCGCTGGACCGGATCAGCGGCGTGATGATCCATTACAATTGCGAGAACCGCGATTTCGACCTGTTCGACCAGCAACTGACCCGGATCGAGGCCGAGTTCGGCGGCTTCCTTGACCGGCTGGACTGGGTCAGCCTTGGCGGCGGCATCCATTTCACCGGCGAGACCTATCCGCTGGACCGTCTGGCCGACCGGCTGCGCGCCTTCTCGGAAAAGCACGGCGTTCAGGTCTATCTGGAGCCGGGCGAGGCCAGCATCACCGGCAGCGCCAGTCTGGAAGTCAGCGTGCTGGACATCATCCATAACGGCCGCGACGTGGCCATCGTCGACAGCAGCATCGAGGCGCATATGCTGGACCTGCTGATCTATCGCGAAACGGCGAAACTGCCGCAGCAGGGCGACCACGACTACCAGATCGCCGGCAAGACCTGCCTTGCGGGCGATATCTTCGGCGATGCGCGCTTCGACAAGGCGCTGGCCATCGGCGACCGGATCAGCATTGCCGATGCGGCCGGTTACACCATGGTCAAGAAGAACTGGTTCAACGGCGTGGCGATGCCCGCCATCGCCATCCGCGAGGAAGATGGAACGGTCCGCGAGGTCCGGCGGTTTTCCTATGACGATTACAAAGGCAGCCTGTCCTAG
- a CDS encoding glutamate--cysteine ligase, giving the protein MSIPQQGGGPIEHRDQLADYITRGEKPREDWRIGTEHEKFGYDKAGKLPLPYEGDCSIKAMLNGLAERFDWDPVLEQGNIIGLQKGLANVSLEPGGQLELSGAPLETIHQTCDEVNQHLAEVKSVADDMGAGFIGLGAAPIWRQDQMPMMPKGRYALMNDYMTRVGTLGRQMMFRTCTVQVNLDFASEADMVQKLRVALALQPVATALFANSPFLDDKPNGMKSWRSHIWQNLDDARTGMLPFAFEDGFGYEAWVDYVLDVPMYFVYRDGKYINALGQSFRDFMNGRLPALPGEVPTLSDWADHMTTVFPEARVKKFIEMRGADGGPWRRLCALPAFWVGLTYDQGALDAAWDLVKGWDHETREGLRRGAAKSALQAEVNGIRMHDLAREVVAIAEAGLKSRARPGAGGLVPDETHFLNALRESIDSGKVPADELLEKYHGEWQGDLNRIYDEYSY; this is encoded by the coding sequence ATGTCCATTCCCCAGCAGGGCGGCGGCCCGATCGAGCATCGTGACCAATTGGCCGATTACATCACCCGTGGCGAAAAGCCCCGCGAGGATTGGCGCATCGGCACCGAGCACGAGAAATTCGGCTATGACAAGGCCGGCAAGCTGCCTTTGCCCTACGAGGGCGACTGTTCGATCAAGGCGATGCTGAACGGCCTGGCCGAGCGATTTGACTGGGACCCGGTGCTGGAGCAGGGCAATATCATCGGGCTGCAGAAGGGTCTGGCCAATGTCAGCCTCGAGCCCGGCGGCCAGCTGGAACTGTCGGGCGCACCGCTCGAGACCATTCACCAGACCTGCGACGAGGTGAACCAGCATCTGGCCGAGGTGAAATCGGTGGCGGATGACATGGGCGCGGGCTTCATCGGCTTGGGCGCGGCGCCGATCTGGCGTCAGGACCAGATGCCGATGATGCCCAAGGGGCGCTATGCGCTGATGAACGACTACATGACCCGGGTGGGGACGCTGGGGCGGCAGATGATGTTCCGCACCTGCACCGTGCAGGTGAACCTCGACTTCGCCAGCGAGGCCGACATGGTGCAAAAGCTGCGCGTGGCGCTGGCGCTGCAGCCCGTCGCCACCGCGCTCTTCGCCAATTCGCCCTTCCTCGACGACAAGCCCAACGGCATGAAAAGCTGGCGCAGCCATATCTGGCAGAACCTCGACGATGCCCGCACCGGCATGCTGCCCTTCGCCTTCGAGGACGGGTTCGGCTACGAGGCCTGGGTCGACTATGTCCTCGATGTGCCGATGTATTTCGTCTACCGCGACGGCAAGTATATCAACGCCCTCGGCCAGAGCTTCCGCGACTTCATGAACGGCCGCTTGCCCGCCTTGCCGGGCGAGGTGCCGACGCTGTCGGACTGGGCCGATCACATGACCACGGTTTTCCCCGAGGCGCGGGTGAAGAAGTTCATCGAGATGCGCGGCGCCGATGGCGGCCCCTGGCGGCGGCTTTGCGCCCTGCCCGCCTTCTGGGTCGGGTTGACCTATGATCAGGGCGCGCTGGATGCGGCCTGGGACCTGGTCAAGGGCTGGGATCACGAGACCCGCGAGGGGCTGCGCCGCGGTGCCGCCAAATCGGCACTGCAGGCCGAGGTGAACGGCATCAGGATGCACGACCTGGCGCGCGAGGTGGTGGCCATTGCCGAGGCCGGGCTGAAATCCCGCGCCCGTCCCGGTGCCGGCGGGCTGGTGCCGGACGAGACGCATTTCCTCAACGCGCTGCGGGAAAGCATCGACAGCGGCAAGGTGCCCGCCGATGAGCTGCTGGAGAAATATCACGGCGAATGGCAGGGCGATCTGAACCGCATCTACGACGAATACTCCTACTGA
- a CDS encoding molybdenum cofactor biosynthesis protein MoaE, with the protein MSARVQTEPFDLAAELQGFGTGSGAVVTFTGLVRDDSGQMQGLEIEHYPGMTEAALEDYGSEAARRFGLDGWLVIHRHGPLKVGEPIMMVATAARHRKSAFEAAEFLMDWLKSRAPFWKREIGPDGTGDWVAAKDSDEDALTRW; encoded by the coding sequence ATGAGCGCCCGCGTCCAGACCGAGCCCTTCGACCTTGCTGCGGAATTGCAGGGTTTTGGTACGGGGTCGGGTGCGGTGGTCACCTTCACCGGCCTCGTGCGCGATGACAGCGGCCAGATGCAGGGGCTAGAGATCGAGCATTACCCCGGCATGACCGAAGCCGCGCTGGAGGATTACGGCAGCGAGGCCGCCCGGCGTTTCGGGCTGGACGGCTGGTTGGTCATCCACCGCCACGGGCCTCTGAAAGTGGGCGAGCCGATCATGATGGTCGCCACCGCCGCGCGGCATCGCAAATCCGCCTTCGAGGCGGCAGAATTCCTGATGGATTGGCTGAAATCCCGCGCGCCTTTCTGGAAGCGCGAGATCGGCCCCGATGGCACCGGTGACTGGGTTGCCGCCAAGGACAGCGACGAAGACGCGCTGACCCGCTGGTGA